From Coffea arabica cultivar ET-39 chromosome 10e, Coffea Arabica ET-39 HiFi, whole genome shotgun sequence, one genomic window encodes:
- the LOC113711248 gene encoding uncharacterized protein, whose translation MAEQTPEPTRAEQEAPEPASASGVVEEVAEPALASADVEVPVPTPTAAMAAVTVVEKEVSLSLAQPAVPLAEEKASVSSTMKEVSTSKPLAEALAEPQESGFPQPLPPPPGQAEVVIEAEISKTDEGKNGDPFSWIFFKEESNIVADLTDFQRKALEEFKSFVQKALNNKTFTTPFSQKAQEASS comes from the coding sequence ATGGCTGAGCAAACCCCAGAGCCCACCAGGGCTGAGCAAGAAGCACCAGAACCGGCATCAGCATCAGGAGTGGTGGAAGAAGTAGCAGAGCCAGCACTTGCATCAGCTGATGTTGAAGTCCCGGTACCAACACCAACTGCTGCTATGGCAGCGGTTACGGTGGTGGAGAAAGAGGTGTCATTATCCCTTGCTCAACCAGCAGTACCGCTGGCTGAGGAGAAAGCTTCTGTTAGTTCGACAATGAAAGAAGTTTCAACGTCTAAACCATTAGCGGAAGCTTTAGCAGAGCCTCAGGAGTCTGGTTTTCCGCAGCCGCTGCCGCCGCCGCCAGGGCAAGCTGAGGTAGTTATAGAAGCTGAAATTTCGAAGACAGATGAAGGGAAAAATGGTGATCCATTTTCCTGGATTTTTTTCAAAGAAGAGAGTAATATTGTCGCAGATCTCACTGATTTTCAGAGGAAAGCGCTTGAAGAGTTCAAATCTTTCGTTCAAAAAGCACTCAATAACAAAACTTTCACCACCCCATTTTCGCAAAAAGCTCAAGAAGCTTCATCTTAG